GGTTCAACTTCCCTCACCTTGGCTCTCTCTTTTATGAGTTCTCCATCAATCCTGTAGAGCCAGTCGTAGAGCTTCATATGAAAACTCCCCGGATACGGGGATTCTTCAAAGGCCCTCTCTGCGGCGATCTCAAATGTTACCAATCCGGCTATAGATGCTTTCAAAGGTTCTTCAACCGCTAAAAATGCTCCTATTATTGCAGTAGCCATGCATCCAGTTCCCGTTACCTTTCCGAGCATGGGGGTTCCGTTTTCTATAGCGTAAGTTCTCTTGCCATCGCTTACGTAATCCACAGAGCCGGTGACTGCTGTCACTGTGTTGAATTCTTCAGCCGCTTTCTCCGCTAAGTCCTTTGCAGCTTCTTTATCATAAACTGTTGAATCTACACCTCTGGTTTTGCCGTGTTCACCCAAAAGAGCTGCTATCTCCCCAAAATTGCCCCTTACTACGCTTATATCTCCTACCTCCAACAGTTTTAGAGAGGTCTTTGTTCTCAGCTTTGTTGCCCCGGCTCCAACGGGATCAAGGATTACAGGTTTTTTGAGCTCCTTGGCTATCTCAACGGCTTTAAGCATGGAGTATATCTTATGCTCGTCAAGGGTTCCAATGTTTATTACCAGCGCGTCTGCCAGGGCTATCATCTCTTCAAGTTCCTCTATTGCGTGGGCCATCACTGGAGATGCCCCTACGGCTAAGAGAGCGTTCGCGGTGGTGTTCATAACGACGTAGTTGGTTATATTGTGCACTAAAGGTTTCTTTTCTCTAAGCTTTTCCAAATCCTTACCAATCCATTCCATTTCTTTCACCTCCCAAGCAAATAATATAAAGCACTTACAAGGAGGAATGTCGGAATGCTTGAGCCAAGTCTGAAGCCAAGCTCGCTCAAAACTGGAATGTGAAGTCCAAAGAGACCCTCTATTGCTAATCCCATGTAGAACACAAACCCTATCGCCCAGATTATTATCGCCTTTAAGTTGTATCCAGCAAATGAACCGTTTTCATCAAGAAGTTCTTCCGGAATGTAAGTTTTCCTTACAAGGAAGTAGTCGGTTACCATTATTGCCGCTAAAGACACAAATGCCCCGCCTATAAGTAGTAGAAAACTTTCATACTGTTCCATTGGGAAAACAAGGGCTAAAAGAGTTCCAAGGAAACCAACCAAGAGCACCTGTTTCTTTGCATCCGCTTTCGGTGAGATGTTCTTGTAGGTTATTGCCGCCGAGTAAACATCGAGGAACGTTGTGGTGACCGTGGAGAATATGACTATCAGCATAGCTGGAATTCCAATTCCGTAAGCTGCTATGATTCCGATTGGATCTCCTTTACCAGTTGCCATATTGGTCAGTGCTCCAACGAAGTAGAAGAGGCTTGAGGAGATGAAGTAACCCAAGTAGGTTCCCCAGAAGGCCGGACTTTTATCCTTGGCAAACCTTGAGTAATCAGCTATTAACGGTGCCCATGAAAGGGGCATCGCTATTACCAGATCCAAGGCAAGCATAATGCCTATTTCTCCAGTTCCGGGTTTGGAAAGGAGTTCATCCAGAGGGAACCTCTCGAGCGTAACGTAGGTTAGCCACAGGCTTAATGCAAGTAAAAGCAAGGCCGCTATTTTTTCGAGCTTTTCCCAGTTCTTTGGCCCTATATACGTCCATCCAGTAACGAGGATGCCTAAGAAGATTACCCAGAGGGCATAGCTTTCAAAACCGAAGACTTTTGATACCGCGTTCATTGCGTTTGCTCCAACTATGAGCATTATTGCCGTCCATCCTATGAGCTGGAGGTAGTTCAAGACCGATGGTAAAATCGAACCTTTAATTCCCAGGGGGGCCCTTGAGAGCACCATAGTTGGCAGCCCTGTTTCCTCACCTTCAAGGGCTATTAGGCCCATTACCGTATTTCCAAGAACGTGTCCGGTGATTATTACCAGTATCGCCATGCCAAGCGAAAGTGCTGGAGTTAGCAACGCCCCTGCCCAGAATTCCGCGATGCTTATTCCTGCTCCAAACCATATTGCAAAGATCGTCAAGAGGGTAAACGTCCTTTTACTCTTCTCTACAGGTCTTATATCGTACCCCTCCATGTTTTCACCTATACCTTTTAAATCCTCCAAGCCTTTATAACCATTTTGTTGAAATTTAAAACCAAGTTGTAAAAGCAAAAAGAACATGCGACGGATTTCAAGAGAGACGCTTCAGGTGCGCATAACGTAAAAAAATCTATCCAGGGAAGAGTGAACCCTCTGGTAGTATTTTTCCAGAACTTCAAACCCAATTTTCTCAGCTACTCTATCTGCATCAAACTGAGCGGGAAACGCTATGCTTAAGTACCCGTCAAGAACATCATATATGCTTGATAAGGCTTTTTCATACAGTTCCTCTCTTTTTCTCCCGCCGAGAGTTGCAGAGCTTCCGTAGGGCGGATCTGTCGCAACGGCCTCAAAAGTTTTATCAGGAAAGAGCTCTCTAAGTTTTGTCGCATCTCCCTGCTTTAAAACGTAGTTTTTGACCCCATAATGTTCCAGATTCCTTTTAGCGCCTTCAACCATATCTTTTCTTAGATCCACCCCGTAGACCTTCAACCCCATAAGACCAGCTTCGATAAGGATTCCACCAGTACCCATAAAAGGATCAAGAACTTCTTTTTTTGCCCTTGCCAGATTAACCATTGCCCTCGCCACTCTTGGAGGCAAGGCTATAGGTTTGTAAAACGGCCTTTGGTCAGCTTTTCGTTCATTAAACGGCTTTGCTTTAAAAAATCTCTCTCTAATCCCAACCCAGAGCTTTTTCCCGCAGTAAACTCTGATTAATGTTTCGGGAGAGCTTAGGTTAACTTTGAACCCTCTTTTTGATATTATCCCCCCCAGTTTTCTCTCAACGTTCTCTACTAAATGGGAACAGTTCGCCATTGTCTCTCTATCTACCTTAAAGGTTCCCCTGATGCAGTTTTCCCATTTGACGTTTTCTGCTTTTGAATACAGCTCCTCCAAGCTTTTAGCAGAAAACAAAAGCTCACCAAATTCATGTGCTAAGCCAAGTCTGTTGAGGGAGGAAAAGGCCCTTTTGTCGCCTTTAACCGCAAGAAAAAGGTAATCCCTCTCTAAGATCCTAAACTCCGGGCCGGCCATCTCCAGCAGTGCCTTAACTTCCCCTTGAGCCATCTCTGGAAGATTCCCAAGTATCTCGACGTAGAGCATGTAGACACCTTCTTTTAGGGGCTTTTAAGATTTTGGAATGAGAATTAGAATGAGTGCCAGGGTGAGTGGTATTAACGAAGAGAGGAAGTTGAGTTTAAAGCTTATTCCGCTTAGATAGCCCCCTATTAAAGGCCCGACAACCCATCCAATGCTCATCATCGTATTTAGCATCCCCATAGCCTGTGCCCTTATCTTGTCCTCTGTATTCAGTGCCACATAAGAGGATGAGGCACTGATAAAGGCCGACCATTTTATTCCTGAAAGGATGGATAGGATTATCATTGGATAAATGGCTGTAATTGTGCCATATCCATAGAACACTATCATGTAGCCCACTAGTGATAAAATGAAGATCTTTTTCGCACCCTTTTTATCAATGACTTTTCCTATGAACGGGGAACCCAATGCTGCTGCCAGAGAATCAACACCAAAGAGGATTCCAACCCACTGACTCCCAAATCTTTCTTCAAAGTACACGGATAATACGGAGTAAACCTGGCCAGATGCCACCATTGCAAACAAAACAGAGAAGTAAAAGATGCCCAGCTTTCCCTTTAAAAGATTCTTAAAGGCGTTGCCCTCAAAAATTACCCTTTCGCTCTCTCTGCTTTCTTGCGGAATTATTAGTTGCTTGGAACTTAAAGGTTGATGGGGAGTTTCCTCTATGAGCATCACAATCCCGGCTGAAACAATTGATATTACAGCAGATATTACAAAAGCGCTTTTGATGCCGAGGAGTTTGACTATCCCACTCCCTAAAAAGTTTCCCAGCATGTATCCTATGTTTTCAATGAAGTTAAAGAAACCAAAGGTTGAGCCCACCTTTTCCAGAACCGAAAGCTCGGAAATAAAGGCCGTGTGAGCAGGGAAAATTGAGGAACTCAAAACTCCCTGAAGAATCCTCATTCCGAGGAGCATAGAAGGGGTTGTGGCAAATATTATAAAAAGGTACGTAACACCTGAAGAGAATATTCCAAACGCTATGAAGGGCTTCCTTCTCCCGCTTCTATCAGAAAGATACCCAAAGGGATACTGGGCAATGCTTGATGTGAAATTAAAAGCAACGCTAAGAAGACCTACAAGAAAAAGAGACCCTCCCAGAATCTTCATGTACACCCCGAGGTATGGGAAGGCTATTCCCCAGCTTATATTTGCCAAAAACATTGAAATTGCCAGGAGAAGAATGTTTCTTTTTCTCTTTTTTCTTATTGAGGTTTTTACAGTGCGCTCTCTAATGATTTGAAGCAGAGAGCGTTCCCGCTTCATGTTCTTACCCCCTCAATTTTTGAGGATGTCTCTGATGAGGGCATTTGCTATCTCCTTGTCTATTGCTCCCGCCCTGAGCTCCCTCAATACCCTCTGAATGCCAAAGCGCTTTAAAATCGGCGCACTTTTGGTAGCACTTTTCCACAGGGGACACCCAAAGCCCAGTGCGTATTTTCTGCCAAGTATTTTTATTGCCTCCCTTTTATCGAGGGCTAAAAAGGCCGGAAGGTTCAGCTTTATCAGGTCTCCCTCTTTATAAATTGAAATACTTCCAAAGCTGAGCAGGTCTCCGGAGGCTACTATCTTTATCCCTTCTCTTCTTGCGTACTCTTTTACAGCTTCCATTATCATTGAATGACATTTTCCACAGATTGGAGCCCTTTTCTGTATTTGGGAGTTTATCACCTCCATGTAATTTGGAACCTCCACAAAAACAGCCCCGTAACCTTGGGCCCTCATTAGGATAACATCCCTCATCTGCGGGAGCCTTACCATGACCGGAACAACATCAAAACCCGCCCATTTAAGGATTAAGAGCGATGCCGTGCTGTCGCTTCCCATAGAAAATGCCAGGGCAATCTTTTCTTCGAGTTTACTTCGGTCAAACTCTTTTCCGTAGAGCCTGTAATGGAGTAGGGCTTTTAATCTCTCGTAAGCTTCTCCACCAATCTCTCCCCTAACCCGCTCGAGGGCTTCAAGACTTTGATGCAGGCGATAGGACTTAACGAAGTCGTCTTTTACTGCCTTTATCATCATGAATGGGTTTGAGGATAGGCTTTTAAAGGGTTTCTGTGGTGTTGAAAAGTTTCTGCTGAGATGCTCTATTTTCGGGATTATCAGAAATTAGAATAACGCGGGAGTTCAAAGGGAAAGATTAAATTCCGAAGAGTCTATTGAACTATGGTGGTGAAGATGTTTGCAGAGATAATCACCATAGGGGATGAGCTCTTAACCGGCAACACCATCGACAGCAACTCCGCATTTATAGCTCAAAAGCTCACGGAAAGGGGCTACTGGGTGAAGAGAATAACAACCGTTGGGGATGACGTTGGGGACATAAAAACTGTAATCAGAGAGGTTCTCTCCCGAAAGCCAGAGGTCTTGATAATAGCCGGGGGTCTTGGGCCAACCCATGATGACGTTACAATGCTTGCGGTTGCCAAAGCCCTCAACCTTGAGCTGGAATTGAGAGAAGACGCCCTCAGGAGAATCGAAGAGTTTTATCTGGAGCTCTATGAGAAGGGCTTCATAGATGACCCAAAGATTAATGAAGCGCGGAAGAAAATGGCGTACCTTCCAAGGGGCGCTGAGATTCTCAACAATCCTGTTGGCGCAGCCCCGGGAGCGTTTTTGATTCATGGGGGTACAAAAATCTTTGTCCTCCCCGGAATGCCAAGAGAGATGAAGGCAATGCTTGAAAACGAAGTGCTTCCCAGACTTGGAAGGAGAGTTTTCGTTCAGAAGAAGCTCCTTGCCGAGATAACGGATGAATCTAAGCTTGCTCCAATATTAAATGAAACGTTGAGCAAGTTCAGGGTAAAGATACACTCATCCCCAAAGGGCTTTGGAAAATACATTGGCATAATCCTCTTCGGAGAGTCAGAGGAGGAAATTGAAAGAGCAAAGGAATTCATGGAGGAAAGGGGAATAAGGTTTGAAGAGGTTTAGGGGATCTGGAAGATACGCATTGTATTTGTCCCCGCAGTCTTTCCTATGGGCCTCCCCTCGGTTAAAAGCACTGTATCGTCTTCTTTGGCTATTCCCAATCCCTTTACCAGCATTATTATGTCCTTTTCGTTGAATTCACTTTCCATGCAGAATGGATAAACGCCATAGGAAAAGGCTAAGTTGTTGCAGACCCTCTCACTGCTTGAAAAAGCTAAGATCCATTGTTTTGGCTTGAAGCGGGAAATGAGCCTTGGGGTTAGCCCAGTCCTTGTGGGGGTTAGGATGTATTTTATGTCTATGGTACAGAGAGCGTCTATGACACTTCTCGTGATGGCTTCTTTTATTGTGCTCCTCTTTGGCAGTGAATCTATCCAGGCCCGAAGCCGTGCGTAACCGAGAGATTCCCTATATTCCTCAGTTGTCTTGGCTATCTTTGCCATCATTTCCACCGATTCAACGGGGTACTTTCCTATGGCGGTTTCTTCGGAGAGCATCACCGCATCAGTTCCGTCGAGTATTGCGTTTGCCACGTCAGTAACCTCTGCTCTTTTTGGTATTCTTTCGGTGGTCATTGAGACGAGCATTTGGGTGGCAGTTATTACAGGCTTCGCAGCCAAGTTGGCCTTTTTTATAAGCTGCTTCTGCATTATGGGTAATTTTTCAATCGGCATCTCAACACCAAGATCTCCTCTTGCTATCATTATTCCGTCAGCAGCGTTCAGGATTTCATCGAAGTTTCTCACCGCGTCTGGTCTCTCTATCTTTGCAATCACGAAGAGATTTGCATTTTTCTTTTCAAGAAAGCTTTTTACCTTCAGCACGTCATATACCGAACCTACAAAAGATAGCCCTATGGCATCCACTCCGTGTTCAATTGCGAACTCTATTATCTCAAAGTCCCTTGGAGTTATTGCCTCTACCGGAAGGTTAGCCTTCGGAATGTTTATCCCCTTGTGGGAGAACAGTATCCCTCCGTTCACTACGAGGCATTCGACCTCGTTTTCCCTGACTTCTTCAACCCTCAGCATTATATAGCCATCGCCCAGGTATATGGTATCACCTTTTGAGACCAGCTTTGGGAGTTCTTTAAACTCAACTGGAATGGTTGTTTCGTCACCTTCGACGTCTCTCGTCGTGAGCACAACTTTGTCTCCCTTTTTTAATGTCACCGAGTCCCCTTTTATCTTTCCAACTCGCATTTTTAATCCCGGCAAATCGCCTAGAATTGCAACCCTTTTTTCCAATTTCTCGGCGACATCTCTCACTGTCTCAATGGTCTTTGCATGCTCTTCAAGAGTTCCATGGGAGAAGTTTATTCTCGCAACGCTCATTCCGGCTTTTATCATCTTCTCTATAGTTCCCTTCTGCTTGGAGGCAGGCCCGATTGTGGCGATTATTTTGGTCTTATGAGGGGGAAGTTCCATTTTTCTCACCCTTCTATTCTTTTTCTTTCATAGCTAATTAATTTTTCTGGAATTCGAAAGGTATTTTAAAGCCATCCTCTTAACTTTCTTCATGAGAAGAAAATTGATAACGGCTATTCCTCCAGATGAGATTCTTAAAATCAGGGAGATTTCCAGAGCTAAGGTTGAGATAAAAATACGAGAAGCCGAGGCTTATTTTGGAATGCCCAGATGGGAGATAATCATTGATGGAAGCAACGAGGAAATCGAGAAGTTCATGAACGTCTTGATGAAGTCCAGGGCGGGAGGCTAGTAAAGCTCTCCAGTTTTCGTTTTCCTATAGAGTACCAACCGGTATAGATGCGAGGGGTGGGATAAACCGCTATCAAGCTTAGTATTTCTTCTATAAGCTGTCTATCAGCAACTTCTCTAATCGGAATGGGCATCTATCTTCCTCTTTTTTGTTCCAAATATTCTTCTAAGAGTGTTTTCAAGCCGAAGAGAATGAAAAACAGCAGAAAAAGAATTAAAACCCATTTTGCGGAAACTCCAGAGGTGACCTGCATTTACCCCACCAGCGCATTCTTTAATCCAAATTCCTTTACAAGTTCAGCCGCTTTAAACATCTCATCGTTTGTGAGCCTTCTATTAATCTCTGGGTACTCGTGGGCCCTGTATTCTGGACGGTACTGGAACATTACGTTGACCCTGACGTTCTTGCCGAGATTTTCGCTTATCCATTCTAAAATTGGCCTTGTGCAGCACTCTAAATGACCCGGCATTACAAGATGTCTTATCAAAAATTCTGCTCTGTAGTGTTTTTTAGCTAATAAGAAGTTCCTTGTAACTGTTTCCCAGTATCTGGGGGCTTTTGAGTATTTAAGCGCATCTTCATCGTTGCCCCACTTGAAGTCCCCAAGGTAAACATCAACAACCCCGTCCAAGAGCTTCATGTTTTTTTCGCTCATGTACATGTTGGAGTTCCATACCACCGGAATAGGAACTTTGACATACTTCAGAGTCTCAAGAATGAACGGAAGATTTGGAGTTGGCTCGCCGCCAACGAAGTTAACGTTTTTTGCCCCCTCTGCATAGGCTACCGCTATCTTAACGGCCATCTCCTTGGGAGAGTACCTCAAGCCTACGCGGTATTGGCTTATGTCCCAGTTCTGGCAAAAAACGCACCTAAAGTTGCATCCGGAGAAGAAGACTGTATAAGACGGTACAAGCTCCGGCTCCTCCCCTATGTGGAGAAAATCACTCGCCACTAAACTTTCTTTTACTCTGCAGTAGCCGATCTCTTCAAATCTATTTGCGTGGCATTTAAACTCGCACAGCTCACAGCTTTCGAGCATCCTATGGGCTATTAGGGACTTTAAATCGAGCAGGCTTTTTTCAGGATTTTCTTTTAGATCGTTCTCTCTCAGCTTTTCCATCCCTTCTTCGTGTGTTTTCCACAGACTCTCAAGATTCTCATCTTCTCCGAAATTAACCTCTACCTGCTTTGAATAGAAGAAATTTGGCTTTTCTTCTCCGCTTAAGATTGAAAAATAATGCGGTAATGCATCTTTTGCCCTTTTAATTTCATCGAGTTCTACCCGCCTAAACCACATGATCATCGATTGATAATAGCACATGAACTATTAAAAGTTTAAACCTCTCCGAATGTAGCCCTGAAATACTTCCTTTGTTGAATGATTAACCTTCGATAGCATCTCCCTTTTCTCAAAGATTCTTCGAAAGATTATACTAAACAAAAAAGCTTATTTAAGCAATAGTTGTTAAATAAGAGCGTTTTCTTGGTTTATGTCAATTAAACTATTTTATGAACCCAAAACCTTTATTAAAATTCAAGCATTAATGAACTTTGGTGGTCTTCTATGAAAGGTTGGTGGGGAAGAATCCTAAGGGTTGATCTAACCAACAACAAAGTCTGGGTGCAGGAATATTCTCCGGAAGTTGCAAAGAATTTTATTGGTGGTAGAGGCTTAGCAGCCTGGATTCTTTGGAATGAAGCAAAGAACGTTGATCCTCTTGGACCGGAAAACAAGTTGGTTTTTGCGAGTGGTCCGTTTAACGGTCTCCCAACACCAAGCGGTGGAAAGATGGTTATAGCTGCCAAGAGCCCCCTAACAGGTGGTTACGGCGATGGTAACCTTGGAACAATGGCCACCGTGCATTTAAGAAAAGCCGGTTATGATGCCCTTGTCGTTGAAGGAAAGGCCAAAAAGCCCGTCTATCTCTACATCGAGGACGACAACGTGAGCATTCTCAGTGCCGAAGGTCTCTGGGGCAAAACTACCTTTGAAACGGAAAAAGAGCTCAAGGAGATACACGGTAAGAACGTGGGTGTTCTGAGCATAGGGCCCGGTGGAGAGAACCTCGTTAAATATGCCGTTGTTGTCTCTCAAGAAGGAAGGGCAGCCGGAAGGCCCGGTATGGGTGCGGTAATGGGTAGTAAGAAGCTCAAGGCGGTTGTCATTAAGGGTACCAAAGAAATCCCGGTTGCTGACAAGGAGAAGCTTAGGGAGCTTTCACAAGAGGCTTACAATGCAATTCTCAACTCCCCCGGTTATCCGTTCTGGCACAGACAGGGAACTATGGCGGCTGTGGAATGGACGAATGAGAACTCTGCATTACCAACAAGGAACTTCAGCGACGGAAGCTTTGAGTTCGCCCGCTCGATAGACGGTTACACAATGGAGGGAATGAAGGTCAAGCAGAGAGGCTGTCCATACTGTAACATGCCTTGTGGAAACGTGGTTCTTGATGCGGAAGGCAGAGAAAGCGAGCTTGACTATGAAAACGTTGCTTTGCTGGGTTCAAATCTCGGCATAGGAAAGCTTAACGAAGTTTCGGTTCTCAACAGAATTGCAGATGAGATGGGTCTCGATACAATATCGCTTGGAGTTTCAATATCCTACGTGATGGAGGCCAAGGAGAAGGGCATAATAAAAGACGACAATGCCCCAGAATTTGGAGACTTCAAGAAGGCCAAGCAATTAGCTTTGGACATAGCCTATAGAAGAGGAGAGCTCGGAAACCTTGCAGCCGAGGGCGTCAAAGCGATGAGCGAAAAGCTCGGTGCAAAGGACTTTGCAATGCACGTAAAAGGTCTTGAGGTCAGCGGTTACAACTGTTACATCTATCCGGCAATGGCTTTGGCGTACGGAACTAGCGCAATCGGTGCCCACCACAAGGAAGCGTGGGTTATTGCGTGGGAAATTGGAACAGCACCGATTGAAGGTGAAAAGGCCAAGAAGGTTGAGTACAAGATAACCTACGACCCAGAAAAAGCTGCAAAGGTTATTGAGCTCCAGAGACTTAGAGGTGGTCTCTTCGAGATGCTCACTGCCTGTAGATTGCCATGGGTTGAGGTTGGCCTAAGCTTGGACTACTATCCAAAGCTTCTCGAAGCGATCACCGGTGTCAAGTACACCTGGGACGACCTCTACAAGGCAGCCGATAGGGTTTACGCCCTCATGAGGGCCTACTGGGTTAGGGAGTTCAACGGCAACTGGGGCAGAGAAATGGACTATCCACCAGAGAGATGGTTCAAGGAAGGCCTTAAGAGCGGCCCATATAAGGGTCAGCACTTGGAGAAGGACAAGTACGATGCTCTACTTTCAGAATACTACAAGCTCAGAGGCTGGGACGAGAGAGGTATTCCAAAGAAAGAGACTCTCAAGGAACTTGGCCTTGAGTTCGTTGTCCCGGAGCTTGAAAAGGTTACGAAGCTCGAGTGAGCCTTTTTCTTTTTTATATCATGATTTCTTTAGTAGGATGTCAACACCGGTGAAATAGCAATATGGTTAATAAAGAACCTTTAATCAACCCCCTATCTCCCTCTGTATACCATGACCAGCTGAATAAGAACGTAAAAAATAAGAAGGAGGTGAATATTCTGTTTCCCATTTTAAACCACCTCTCTTTGAGCCATGATAGTTGCATACAGTGCCCCAAACGGATTAACACAGCCCTTAACTTCTGGGGGGCTTTGGCTGGCTTACTGCGTAAGCTGCGTACGCTCCAACCAACAACAAAACCACAGGCAAGCTTAACTTCTTCCTCATTCGCCCCCCAGGTATATATAAAACTTCCCTCCAAAAAACCATAACTGTTAGAATAAAGGTGGTTTTATTGGAAGTGGGTCAGAAACCCTATCCTGACAGTATCGGCAGATTCTTAGGTAATTTTATAAGCTTTTCTTTTGGAAAGATAGGATAGTAAACAACTGAGTGGTGAGACATGGAGCTTGTTGGATTCGTCCACGTTGGCAACACATTCAACGAAAAAGCAATCACCGGAGCTTACAGGAGAGTTAACAACTATTTTAGATCAAAAAATCTTCCAATAAGGCTTGTTTATCTTGGGAAGCTTGAATTGGGCCCCGGATATCTCGTTAACATCCACACGGACGGCGGGAGCATTAAAGGGTACCCCCTGGAGGGAATTACCGAACTTTTGCATGCGAAACTTATACATGCCCAAGAAGAGCTTTTTGAGAAGAAGAAGGCAAGGGCAGAAAAGAACAATGGTTCCGAAGAGGAGGTTACCATGAACAAGATATTCGGAATAGTGAATTTCCCCATAGTCTCGAGAAATCCCTACTTGGATTTTTATGAGAAATTTTTGGGGATTCAGCAGGATTTCCACGAACTGAAAGTCATGGTTCTTTCGATAAAACCTTTTGAGTCTGAAAACAAGAAACTTTTTGAGGATAGACTCTTCAAAGGGATTTTACATGAAATTGGCCATGCCTTTGGGTTGAATCACTGTCAGGAGGACTGCGTCATGAACCCCCCAAAGGTCATTGCCGAATGGGACTTAAGAAGAGAAGACTTCTGTGAAAAGTGCTTTTTGGAGTTGAAAGGAAATGTTAAAGGAGAAAAGGATTAGCGTTGTTATTCCCGCTTACAACGAGGCAAAGAGAATTGGAAAGGTTCTCTCAAGGATTCCAGAGTTTGTTGACGAGGTTATCGTTGTGGACGATGGGAGCAGAGACAACACTTCTGAAGTTGCAAAAAGCTATGGGGCAAAGGTAATCCGGCTTGATGAAAACCAGGGCAAAGGAGCTGCAATGAAAGAAGGGGTCGAGCATGTAAGTGGTGATATTGTGGTTTTTATGGATGCAGATGGCCAGCACAACCCAGAGGAAATTGAGAAGCTCCTCGATCCAATTTTGAAAGGCGAGGCGGACTTTGTTATAGGCTCCCGGCTGATAAAGGCACAAGGAAAAAGACCGCTTATAAGAAAGATAAGCAACTTTCTGAGCACTGGCTTAATAAAGCTCAAGCTGGGTATTGACGTTAAGGACACCCAGAGCGGATTTAGAGCCATAAAGAGGGAATTCCTGCCGGAAATAGAGAGCAAAAGGTATGAAGTCGAAACTGAGATTTTAATAAAAGCCGTGAAAAAGGGAGCGAGAGTTAAGGAGGTTCCGGTGGAGAGAATCTATGGGGTTGAAACGGGCCATTTCAGGTTTGAAGACGTTTTGAGGTTTATTCGCTCCCTTATCAGGTACTGAGGTGAGTGTATGGAAGAAGCAATATTTGAAGCGATAAAGCTTGCCGTCACGAAAATTCCCAGTGATGTCGTTAAATCCTTGCAGGAGGCCTACGAAAAGGAGAACAATCCAATTGCAAAGTTCAACCTTGAAAACATTTTAAAAGCCGTTGAAATTGGAAAGCGAGAGGGAATTCCAGTGTGCCAAGACACCGGGACGGTGACTTTCTTTGTAGAAGCTGGAGTTGAAAGCCCGTACCTAAGGGAAATAGAGGGGGATATAGCTTCAGCTCTGAAAAGAGCAACGGAGGAGATCCCTTTAAGGCCAAACACCATTGATGTCCTCACGAACAAAAACCTTGGAAACCTTCCGGTTATTCACTGGGAGCTCACAAAAGGGGATAAAATAAAGATAGCTATTCTGCCAAAAGGAGGGGGAAGCGAGAACTGTTCTGCTTTAGCAATGCTCACCCCCGCGGAGAGCTTTGAAGGTGTAAAGAGAGCTGTTGTTGAGAGAGTCAAAGAATGTAGAGGAAAGCCCTGTCCTCCAGTAATAATAGGAATCGGCATTGGGGGGAGTGCAGACTTTGCATTAAAGCTTGCCAAAAAAGCCCTGTTAAGACCCGTAGGAGAGAGGCACAAAGACAAAAGGATAGCAAAATTCGAGGGGGAGCTGCTTGAAGAGATAAACTCC
The Thermococcus sp. 2319x1 DNA segment above includes these coding regions:
- the thiM gene encoding hydroxyethylthiazole kinase, translating into MEWIGKDLEKLREKKPLVHNITNYVVMNTTANALLAVGASPVMAHAIEELEEMIALADALVINIGTLDEHKIYSMLKAVEIAKELKKPVILDPVGAGATKLRTKTSLKLLEVGDISVVRGNFGEIAALLGEHGKTRGVDSTVYDKEAAKDLAEKAAEEFNTVTAVTGSVDYVSDGKRTYAIENGTPMLGKVTGTGCMATAIIGAFLAVEEPLKASIAGLVTFEIAAERAFEESPYPGSFHMKLYDWLYRIDGELIKERAKVREVEP
- the cytX gene encoding putative hydroxymethylpyrimidine transporter CytX; translation: MEGYDIRPVEKSKRTFTLLTIFAIWFGAGISIAEFWAGALLTPALSLGMAILVIITGHVLGNTVMGLIALEGEETGLPTMVLSRAPLGIKGSILPSVLNYLQLIGWTAIMLIVGANAMNAVSKVFGFESYALWVIFLGILVTGWTYIGPKNWEKLEKIAALLLLALSLWLTYVTLERFPLDELLSKPGTGEIGIMLALDLVIAMPLSWAPLIADYSRFAKDKSPAFWGTYLGYFISSSLFYFVGALTNMATGKGDPIGIIAAYGIGIPAMLIVIFSTVTTTFLDVYSAAITYKNISPKADAKKQVLLVGFLGTLLALVFPMEQYESFLLLIGGAFVSLAAIMVTDYFLVRKTYIPEELLDENGSFAGYNLKAIIIWAIGFVFYMGLAIEGLFGLHIPVLSELGFRLGSSIPTFLLVSALYYLLGR
- a CDS encoding TIGR01177 family methyltransferase is translated as MLYVEILGNLPEMAQGEVKALLEMAGPEFRILERDYLFLAVKGDKRAFSSLNRLGLAHEFGELLFSAKSLEELYSKAENVKWENCIRGTFKVDRETMANCSHLVENVERKLGGIISKRGFKVNLSSPETLIRVYCGKKLWVGIRERFFKAKPFNERKADQRPFYKPIALPPRVARAMVNLARAKKEVLDPFMGTGGILIEAGLMGLKVYGVDLRKDMVEGAKRNLEHYGVKNYVLKQGDATKLRELFPDKTFEAVATDPPYGSSATLGGRKREELYEKALSSIYDVLDGYLSIAFPAQFDADRVAEKIGFEVLEKYYQRVHSSLDRFFYVMRT
- a CDS encoding MFS transporter produces the protein MKRERSLLQIIRERTVKTSIRKKRKRNILLLAISMFLANISWGIAFPYLGVYMKILGGSLFLVGLLSVAFNFTSSIAQYPFGYLSDRSGRRKPFIAFGIFSSGVTYLFIIFATTPSMLLGMRILQGVLSSSIFPAHTAFISELSVLEKVGSTFGFFNFIENIGYMLGNFLGSGIVKLLGIKSAFVISAVISIVSAGIVMLIEETPHQPLSSKQLIIPQESRESERVIFEGNAFKNLLKGKLGIFYFSVLFAMVASGQVYSVLSVYFEERFGSQWVGILFGVDSLAAALGSPFIGKVIDKKGAKKIFILSLVGYMIVFYGYGTITAIYPMIILSILSGIKWSAFISASSSYVALNTEDKIRAQAMGMLNTMMSIGWVVGPLIGGYLSGISFKLNFLSSLIPLTLALILILIPKS
- a CDS encoding ATPase; amino-acid sequence: MIKAVKDDFVKSYRLHQSLEALERVRGEIGGEAYERLKALLHYRLYGKEFDRSKLEEKIALAFSMGSDSTASLLILKWAGFDVVPVMVRLPQMRDVILMRAQGYGAVFVEVPNYMEVINSQIQKRAPICGKCHSMIMEAVKEYARREGIKIVASGDLLSFGSISIYKEGDLIKLNLPAFLALDKREAIKILGRKYALGFGCPLWKSATKSAPILKRFGIQRVLRELRAGAIDKEIANALIRDILKN
- a CDS encoding molybdopterin-binding protein; protein product: MFAEIITIGDELLTGNTIDSNSAFIAQKLTERGYWVKRITTVGDDVGDIKTVIREVLSRKPEVLIIAGGLGPTHDDVTMLAVAKALNLELELREDALRRIEEFYLELYEKGFIDDPKINEARKKMAYLPRGAEILNNPVGAAPGAFLIHGGTKIFVLPGMPREMKAMLENEVLPRLGRRVFVQKKLLAEITDESKLAPILNETLSKFRVKIHSSPKGFGKYIGIILFGESEEEIERAKEFMEERGIRFEEV